CCAGATAGCCCCAGCTGTCGCCGCTGCCAGACTGATAAGCAGCTACTACCGGTGCAGCACTGATATCCGGCACATTGGAGGCATTCACTACTTTTCCGTTGTGGATACGCCATTTGTAGATATTGAACGACAGCGAAGCAGTGGCATATACTACGGCATCTTTATTCAGATCCCCATAGATCCTTACTCTTCTGCCCAGTCCGCCCGGAGCTACGTTGTTGGTAAACTCCAGCAATTTTTCCGGTGCAGGATCAGTGGCGCTATTCCATTTATAGAGGCGGAACTTATCGCCAGAAGCAGCGAAGGTAGCGCCGAGCAATGCGCCGGTGCTGTCGTTCTGCATCTGGAAGGAATAGTAATCATTTGCCGGCAACGGCATATCAGATACATAATTACCAGTGATGCGATTGAACAGGCGTAACCTGGATGGGTTGGTATTGCTGACAATCACCAGATAGTTGCCACTTACTGCCATGCTGGTTTCGGTATAATTAGTAGAAATCCCGCCACCGCCGGCAGCAGCGCCCAACTTGATGAACAGCTTACGCGTACGACCAATACCGTAGAGCTTCTTCACCGGCGGCATCGCTTTCATGGTGTACTGTTTTACCACACCATCCACTCCCTTTACGGTAAAGGGTACGGCTGCGTTGAGGTTCACCATAGTACCCGGTGCTACCGACACCGTAGAATGGCTGTTTACCTGAACAGTTACTTTTGCTTTGCTGAGATCTGTTCCGGGCAATACGTAAAAGATGAGGTCATTATCTTTTGCAACACCCTCTACTTCTGTATCAGCGCCATCCTGTGTATAAGTCATGGTAGCGGCTTTTATACCAAGATCGCCTACTTTGTTTGCTACCACTACTACCGATCTTTTAAGACCTGTACCACCCTTGATTTCCAGCTTCACCGGTTTCGACAGATCCATCTGAACACCCAGTGCAGGGGTCACCACCGCATCCAGCGGCACGTTAGCGCGAAGGATCAGTTTAGTGATATCCGTTTCGTTATCCGACTCTTCAGGGTAGAAGTAAGGAACATCGATATAGGCGGTGTCTTTTGCCGGGCTGTAAACCGGGTTGAAGCTCACATCCTTTACACCTGGCAGCGCTACCCATATATCCTGCAGGTTATTGTCGTTCTTCGGAAACACCGGTTCCTGCTTATGGCAGGAACTAAGTGCGGTTCCTGTTCCGATGATGATTACAAGTGCTTTAAATATATTTCGCATGTACTTATCATTTATTGTTATGCATCAGCTGTTACCAGCCCTGGATCTGCTTCATAGCGGTATTATTCACCAGTTCTTCCTGGGGAATAGGCATGTAGTAGAAAGATGTGGGGAAGTAGCGGTTTTCTTTGTCGCAGTCTACTTCCGTGTAACTGAAACCGCTGCCGTTAGCCGTTACCTTATGTCCATGGAAGCGCACATTATTCAATACAATATGTGCTTTGCGCCAGCGCCGCAGATCCCAGTACCGATGTCCTTCGAAAGCCAGTTCTACTTTACGTTCATGCTCAATAGCCGCCATCAGTGCATCTGCTGTAACCGCTGCGGTTCCGGGTAAATGCACCCGGGTTCTCACTTTATTGAGAGACGTTTTCGCTTCGTCGAGGCGGTTCAGTTTTGTAAGCGCTTCCGCATGGATCAATAATACTTCGGCGTAACGCATTTCCATCCAGGGTTGCACGCTGTTCAGCACCAGTATGCTGGTATTGGTTTCATCCAGCATTTTGCGGAGGTAGTAACCGGTTACTGTTTTGCGGGGATCGGAGGCTACTTTAAAATCGATGTAGCCTTCTTTTTCATTATCCGGTGTAGTGTTCAGGGTACGGCCTTTCCAGGAGGCGCCATTATAAAGGATGGATGCGTAGAAACGGGGCTCCCGGCCATCATACGGATTAGCTGCCATGGCTGTTTCTGACCAGGAGAACTTACGTCCGTCGGCCATCTCGTATTCATTCACCAGTTCAGCGGTAGGTACACCGGTGGCGCCGCCCCCGTCTACATCTGCAGGTGGACAGAAATAAAAATCAAACTGATGGGTAACGGTAGTACGCTGGTAATAAACGGCGAAAACTGCTTCTTTGCTTGCAGGGTTGGTGAATACCTTTGCGTAGTCATCTTCCAAGGCATATATTCCTTCATTGGCCAGTGCAATCACTGCTGCAGCGGCATCTGCAGCGTGCTGATAGTATTCCGTTTTCTTAGCAGCAGGTACGCCGGTAAGTGCGTCTTTGTTAAACTGCTTGTTATCATAATCTGCAACGGAAGCAGCGTATAGCCATGACCGTGCTAACAGGCCATAGGCCGCTCCCTTGGTTGCGCGGCCTTTTTGGGCAGCCGGCCATTGTTTCGGCAAATGTTCCGCAGCAAAGCTGAGATCCTTTGCAATGAAATTCCACACCTCATCTTCACTGGCACGGGCATTGTTCTTTTCTGTAGTGAGTTTGTCCAGCAGGATCACACTTCCATTGATGCGTGCCAGCCAGAAATAAACATACCCTCGTATGAAACGCGCTTCTGCCTCATACTGCACTTTCTGCTCGTCCGTTACTTTGGCGTATTGCTGCAGGCCGTTGAGAAACTCATTCACCCGGCGGATCCGCTCATAGCCAGCATTCCAGTAAGAAACAGCCGGTGATGCAGCACTCACCTGCCCGGGGTTATAGGCTATTTTGTTCACTGTTCCATTACCTACGGTATTGGAAGTATATTTTTCAATATCCGTAAAGGCGTCCGTTGCATTGCTGTATCCAATGGGAAATTCGCCGAAGGAAAATGTTTTGAACTCATTATACATGCCGTAGATATACAAATCTACATTGGCGGCATTTTTCCAGATAGCGGCATCTGTATACCGGTCGCCGGGCATTCCATCCAGCTTACAGCCCTGTATTCCGGCAATCGACAGGCATATCAGTAAAGGCCATTTTATAGAAGCAAATAATCTTGTCATAAGTAATTGCATTTCCGGTTAGAAAGTAATATTGGCACCAAACGACATCATTTGTTGTTGCGGATAAAAACCGTTGTTGGCATTCGGCATTTCCGGATCCATGTATTTCAGATGATCCAGTGTAAAAAGGTTGGAGCCAGCCAGATAGAAACGGCATTTTTCCACATTCAGGCGTTTGAGGAGTAAGGGAGGCAGATTCACTCCTATTTGCGCAGATTTCAAACGCACATAGGCGCCATTCCTTATCCACTGTGAGTTAGCCCAGCCGTTGTGATTGGGAAAACCTGCCCTGTCGGCCGTCAGGCGGGGATAACGCGCATTAGGATTATCCGGCGTCCACGCCTGTTCAACGAGGTAATAAGGACTATTACCGCCACCGTAGAACGGACGGGTAAAAGGCGTATTGTCGTTCACGCCCCATACACCGGAAGAGCCTTCATATTCTCCGCCGAGCGATACATCCACCAGTGCGGCGCCTTGTATCAGCGCAGAGAAATCGAAGATGCCATAACGCAGTTCCAGGCTCAAACCATACATTAACTGAGGAATGTTGCTTCGCCCTATGTAAGTGATATCATCCGTTGTGATCTTTCCATCTCCATTAATATCCTTATACTTAATAAAGCCGGGAGCCGCACCACCACTGGGAGAAGAAGGCCAGTTGTTCACTTCATCCCAGTTCTGGAATAATCCTTCGGAAATGAAGCCTTTCTTTTCCCCGATACTATGCCCCGGACTTCTTTGCCAGGCGGGCAGGCCGTCGGGGTCGTTCTTTTGCAATATCTTATTACGCGACCAGTTCAGGTTACCGGTGATGCCATAATCCAGTTTTTTATTCACTGATTTACGGTGACTGATCTGCAGGTCGATACCCCTTACATCCGCCATTCCCCTGTTTACTACGGTAGGATAATAGCCTCCCATGGATGGAGGGAAAAGCCCTCCCTGTACATCCAGGATATCTTTAGTGAGTTTGTAGAAATAATCTGCAGCGATGGTGAGCCCGCCGTGGAAGAAAGTAGCATCTACCCCAACGTTAGTGGTGTAGGCATTTTCCCAGGTAAGCCCCGTATTGGGAATATTGTAAGAATAAATAGCAGATGCTGCTTTGTCGCCGATCACCATGATCGGGTTATCTGTCAGCTTAAAAGTTTGCAGGTATAAATAGTTGGCATTTCCCCTGTCGTTACCTGTTTTTCCGTAAGAGGCCCTTAATTTAAGGAAGTCGATCTTATCTTTCAACCCACTGAAAAACTTTTCATCGCTGAGCACCCAGCCTGCGGAAACAGCCGGAAAGAAGCCCCAGCGGTTGTTTACCGGGAAATACAACGATCCGTCGTAACGTGATACCAATTCCAGTAAGTAGCGGTTTTTATAAGCATAATTCAACCTGGTCACCAGGCCCGCACGGGCAGTGGTGCCGCTGTTGCCGGTGGGTTGAATGAAGTATTTATTATCCTGATCGCGGAAATCAATTTCTTTGAGCTCCGTTAGCGGCAGATTACCACCTCCTGCGGAAAAGCCGTTGTTATCGTATTGTGAGTATTCGTACAACGCCAGTGCTTTGATACTGTGTTCACCGATATTGGTGGTGTAGTTGATACTTGGCTGAAAGGTCTGGCGCACATTGTTTGCCTGCGACTGGCGAACAGTATTGATATTGATTCCCGGTGGCAGCGAAGGATTCCAGTACCAGCCGGCATTGCTTTGTTCCCGCACCATCAGGGTATAGGGTTCGGTCCAGCTTTTGAATTCCTGGAACGATTTATCGTAGGCGGTCATCAGCTTCAGGTCCAGGCCCTTTACATAAGGCACGTGTGCAGTAAACGTCAGCGCGCCCTGGAAGGTGCTGGTTACATAACGTTGCCAGCCGGAGTTGTCGATCACGGCCATCGGATTTACCACGCCTGAGTTAGAGCGTGTAGCCGTTGGCGTGCCATCAACAAAAGCGGGGATATTAGGCAGCGCTCTTACCGCCTGATAGAAAGGATTCATATACTCTCCGTCATCGGCTGCTATGCCGGTGCTGTTGCGGGTTTCCTGCCGCGCGCCGATATCAAATGCTACAGAAAATACTTTACTGATTTCAGCATCGATATTGGTTCTTACGTTATATCTTTTGTAATCCGATCCTTTTACAACACCTTCCTGATTCAGATAGCTGGCGTTGGAAAAATAACGGATCTTTTCTGTACCACCGCGAACGCTGACGCTGTGATGCTGCGCCATCGTTTTACGGCCGGTGAGCATGCCGGTCCAGTCGGTGTTACCGAGGAAAGGATCTTTATTGGTACCGTTACGCAGGGCAGCTATCTGTTGTTCGGTGTAGGTATAAGGCACCGGATCACCGCCGGTGGCGGTCAGATAATCGTTATCCATCTGTTCTCCTTTCCGGAACCAGTACATATAATCGGGTCCGTTGAGAAATTTGGGAAAGCGGGTGAAAGCGGTGCGGGTAACTTCTCCGTCGTAGGACACGACGGGCTTTCCGGTTTTACCTCTTTTAGTAGTTACGAGGATAACGCCGTTGGCGCCCTGTACGCCGTAGGTAGCTGCCGCAGCGGCATCTTTCAGCAGGGAGATGCTTTCTACCTCTGAAGGATCGAGGCTGCCGAAAGAACGTTGTACTCCATCCACGATTACCATCGGCGCGTTGCTGTTGAAGGTACTTTGTCCTCTGATGAGCAGCGAGGCATCATCAAATCCGGGGCGACCGGAAGTTTGCGTGGCCACGAGGCCTGGCAGTCGCCCGGCGAGCATATTGGTGAGGTTCATCGCTGGCGTTTTCTTCAGTTCCGCCGCTGAGATCTGCGTGACACTGCCGGTAAGGGAGGCTTTCTTCTGGGTACCATAACCCACTACCATTACTTCGTTCAGGTCTTTCAGATTCTCTTTTAATACAGCAATAACGGGATCGCCGGGAGCAGCGTTTATGGTAAGGGTAGTAAATCCGGTCATGGATACCTGCAAGGTGACCGGTGCATCGCCGGCCGCGATGCTGAAGGTACCATCAACAGTAGTTACCATGCCTTTCTGCGTTCCCTTTACGAGGATGGTGGCGCCCGGGAGCGGGTTCCCCTTTTCATCCTTAACAGTACCTCTGACTGTTTTCTGCTGGGCAGCAGCCGGCAGCAGCTGGATGATCATACATATCATCAGCATAAGACAGCGCCACATAAGCACTTTTAGATTTGGTTTACTCATAACTTTTGATTTACAGGAACAATAAAAGCATTTAAGAAAGTGATAAAATGTATCAGGTCTGGCTGCCTTCAAAAGTGGCGTATACCTGGTATAGGGCGCGGGGTACATGGAAACAGCCTTTCCATTTACCACCTTTGAGCGGAAGCAATACTTCCCCCTGGCGGTTCAGGTAACCAAACCATTCGCCATGTTGATCGTCGCGGAAATGCGACCAGGTATAGTCATGTACTTTTTTAAACCATTCGGCGCAGCGTTTGTCGCCCGTGAACATATAGCCTTTAGCCAATGCTACCAATGCTTCCACGTGTACCCACCACAGTTTCTGGTCCCATTCCAGCTGCTGCGGAGGAAGCCCCAGGATATCCCTGAAATAGAAGATGCCGCCATATTCCTTATCCCAGCCATATTCCAGGGTGTCGAGCATGATATCGCAGGCTTTGCGTAACAGGTCCGGATCTTTCAGCCGTCGTGCGAGGTCCATGATAAACCACATGGCTTCGATGCCGTGGCCCGGATTCACGAGGCGGCCGTCGAAGCTGTTGGAGAAACTGCCATCGGCGCAAACATTTTCAACGATGAGCTTTTTATCGGGTTGATAAAATACATCCATGACTTCATGGATAACGGTAGGGATAAAAGCAGTCACTTTTTCGGCGCCCAGCAGGTGCTCCATTTCCATGGAAAGGTTGCACAGTATCATGGGCAGGCTGAATCCTTTCAGGTTCCGGGTACCGGGATAGGCTTTGCTGTAGACGCCTTTCCAGTTATGCTGGCGACTAAGAATCCGCTCGAAAGTAGTGAGTGCGATTTCCTTGAAACGATCGCTGGGAGCGATTTTGTCGAGTGCAGCAAACCCCATGGCGGCGAAGCAGTCGCTGAATATATTATAGGCCTGCACCAGCGGCTGGCCCTTTTCATTCAGCGAAAAATACCAGTTGCCGTTTTCATCGCGGCCATATTTCTCCATAAAGGCGGCGCCGTGCAGGGCCATATCCAGCCATTGCTGGCGGGGAGCAATGTGATGGAATACATGGCTGAAGCACCATACTTCCCGCCCCTGCAGCCACATGAATTTGTCGGTATCAAATACACTCCCGTCTCTGTTCAGGCAGGTATAGAACCCTCCATGCTTTTCATCTTTGCTGAAATTAACCCAGAAGGGAAGGACATTATCCAGCAGTTCATCTTTATATAAAGCCGCATAATGACTGGTATTAAGTCCGGTCGACATCTGTTCCTGTACTTTTAGCTGATCTTCTACCCGTGATTGCATTATTTTTAAATTATTTTATTTATGAAGACCAAATTATTATTATTTTAATAATAAACAAAGACTTCGTAAATATTTTTATTAATAAAGTAGGTTTCAAGACAACTTGATTAACTTTATTATTAAAACCTTACTTTTAATAAAAATTTCACTCTTATTGCATGACAACCCAGGAAAGCATATTTGAAATCTTTTCAGAAGAAACCCTAGCCGGTGTGGCTTATAAAAACAAATCCCTAAAAAGGTCTA
The genomic region above belongs to Chitinophaga sp. 180180018-3 and contains:
- a CDS encoding DUF5018 domain-containing protein, producing MRNIFKALVIIIGTGTALSSCHKQEPVFPKNDNNLQDIWVALPGVKDVSFNPVYSPAKDTAYIDVPYFYPEESDNETDITKLILRANVPLDAVVTPALGVQMDLSKPVKLEIKGGTGLKRSVVVVANKVGDLGIKAATMTYTQDGADTEVEGVAKDNDLIFYVLPGTDLSKAKVTVQVNSHSTVSVAPGTMVNLNAAVPFTVKGVDGVVKQYTMKAMPPVKKLYGIGRTRKLFIKLGAAAGGGGISTNYTETSMAVSGNYLVIVSNTNPSRLRLFNRITGNYVSDMPLPANDYYSFQMQNDSTGALLGATFAASGDKFRLYKWNSATDPAPEKLLEFTNNVAPGGLGRRVRIYGDLNKDAVVYATASLSFNIYKWRIHNGKVVNASNVPDISAAPVVAAYQSGSGDSWGYLADASPTAVSFSGSYFLNYGGEVALVNGATNARTTAFGTDATGYIFHAPGVYFQFNGASYYGFLKYTSWSLNGGNISLFDVTDPSAISMSSANPGYAAFNVFNSEEINGAADNGNGTGDMCVSFSDDRTSAYIYMLLTNVGFVGYELTIYQ
- a CDS encoding RagB/SusD family nutrient uptake outer membrane protein — encoded protein: MTRLFASIKWPLLICLSIAGIQGCKLDGMPGDRYTDAAIWKNAANVDLYIYGMYNEFKTFSFGEFPIGYSNATDAFTDIEKYTSNTVGNGTVNKIAYNPGQVSAASPAVSYWNAGYERIRRVNEFLNGLQQYAKVTDEQKVQYEAEARFIRGYVYFWLARINGSVILLDKLTTEKNNARASEDEVWNFIAKDLSFAAEHLPKQWPAAQKGRATKGAAYGLLARSWLYAASVADYDNKQFNKDALTGVPAAKKTEYYQHAADAAAAVIALANEGIYALEDDYAKVFTNPASKEAVFAVYYQRTTVTHQFDFYFCPPADVDGGGATGVPTAELVNEYEMADGRKFSWSETAMAANPYDGREPRFYASILYNGASWKGRTLNTTPDNEKEGYIDFKVASDPRKTVTGYYLRKMLDETNTSILVLNSVQPWMEMRYAEVLLIHAEALTKLNRLDEAKTSLNKVRTRVHLPGTAAVTADALMAAIEHERKVELAFEGHRYWDLRRWRKAHIVLNNVRFHGHKVTANGSGFSYTEVDCDKENRYFPTSFYYMPIPQEELVNNTAMKQIQGW
- a CDS encoding TonB-dependent receptor, giving the protein MSKPNLKVLMWRCLMLMICMIIQLLPAAAQQKTVRGTVKDEKGNPLPGATILVKGTQKGMVTTVDGTFSIAAGDAPVTLQVSMTGFTTLTINAAPGDPVIAVLKENLKDLNEVMVVGYGTQKKASLTGSVTQISAAELKKTPAMNLTNMLAGRLPGLVATQTSGRPGFDDASLLIRGQSTFNSNAPMVIVDGVQRSFGSLDPSEVESISLLKDAAAAATYGVQGANGVILVTTKRGKTGKPVVSYDGEVTRTAFTRFPKFLNGPDYMYWFRKGEQMDNDYLTATGGDPVPYTYTEQQIAALRNGTNKDPFLGNTDWTGMLTGRKTMAQHHSVSVRGGTEKIRYFSNASYLNQEGVVKGSDYKRYNVRTNIDAEISKVFSVAFDIGARQETRNSTGIAADDGEYMNPFYQAVRALPNIPAFVDGTPTATRSNSGVVNPMAVIDNSGWQRYVTSTFQGALTFTAHVPYVKGLDLKLMTAYDKSFQEFKSWTEPYTLMVREQSNAGWYWNPSLPPGININTVRQSQANNVRQTFQPSINYTTNIGEHSIKALALYEYSQYDNNGFSAGGGNLPLTELKEIDFRDQDNKYFIQPTGNSGTTARAGLVTRLNYAYKNRYLLELVSRYDGSLYFPVNNRWGFFPAVSAGWVLSDEKFFSGLKDKIDFLKLRASYGKTGNDRGNANYLYLQTFKLTDNPIMVIGDKAASAIYSYNIPNTGLTWENAYTTNVGVDATFFHGGLTIAADYFYKLTKDILDVQGGLFPPSMGGYYPTVVNRGMADVRGIDLQISHRKSVNKKLDYGITGNLNWSRNKILQKNDPDGLPAWQRSPGHSIGEKKGFISEGLFQNWDEVNNWPSSPSGGAAPGFIKYKDINGDGKITTDDITYIGRSNIPQLMYGLSLELRYGIFDFSALIQGAALVDVSLGGEYEGSSGVWGVNDNTPFTRPFYGGGNSPYYLVEQAWTPDNPNARYPRLTADRAGFPNHNGWANSQWIRNGAYVRLKSAQIGVNLPPLLLKRLNVEKCRFYLAGSNLFTLDHLKYMDPEMPNANNGFYPQQQMMSFGANITF
- a CDS encoding AGE family epimerase/isomerase — encoded protein: MQSRVEDQLKVQEQMSTGLNTSHYAALYKDELLDNVLPFWVNFSKDEKHGGFYTCLNRDGSVFDTDKFMWLQGREVWCFSHVFHHIAPRQQWLDMALHGAAFMEKYGRDENGNWYFSLNEKGQPLVQAYNIFSDCFAAMGFAALDKIAPSDRFKEIALTTFERILSRQHNWKGVYSKAYPGTRNLKGFSLPMILCNLSMEMEHLLGAEKVTAFIPTVIHEVMDVFYQPDKKLIVENVCADGSFSNSFDGRLVNPGHGIEAMWFIMDLARRLKDPDLLRKACDIMLDTLEYGWDKEYGGIFYFRDILGLPPQQLEWDQKLWWVHVEALVALAKGYMFTGDKRCAEWFKKVHDYTWSHFRDDQHGEWFGYLNRQGEVLLPLKGGKWKGCFHVPRALYQVYATFEGSQT